One Pullulanibacillus sp. KACC 23026 DNA segment encodes these proteins:
- a CDS encoding HD family phosphohydrolase: MKKLEWQTFINRFKAQVAFSWLVYFAIGVVMFVATINTAMPAKLHIQLHQIATQDIQSPVEVVDEVATKVAQEQASADTPTSYVYQKDLAMIQVEKASDIFSAITEERNKVNSIVTNTSDQADSEGESQDQEEAGTSIPSIDQQIKDVRNKLTDSASQQISDSTLKTLLTTSEHNFGLASEIVSSSIYESMSNKIKWDDLDKVQQAALNSIPTTVDSQELHQAIGDLLNFLIVPNYVFDAAGTKQNKAEAAKAVDPVVIHQGEVIVKKGELVTTDVMRKLKAVGLLNETFNILPFIGLAIFVTFLTILIGMELIQIQRSKKSTKNLLLVYFCLFFITFVFIKLDALLRHTHLTGIEFIIPVSSGTLLMAILINKRIAAVSSIAFALCSGFIFGSSEGTSGIFDYQMAIYILFSTLAGSTVLRGSHSRPRILQTGLIISVVNVMTVLSLMLMKSGGLHLPSLGLELGYTVLSGFLSTILTSGLLPFFETVFGILSALRLIDLSNPNHPLLKKILMEAPGTYHHSIMVANLAESACEAIGANGLLARVAAYYHDIGKTKRPHFFIENLMDEENPHDKISPQLSKTIIISHPYDGAKILREHRLPKEIIDICEQHHGTTLLKFFHHKAQEEMGQAIDESEFRYPGPKAQTKEAAVVELCDSVEAAVRSMKKPNPVKIQNLVQKIFKDRLQDGQFDECDITMQELHEVQTSIFETLNGIFHQRIEYPEEGDKKAVSE; this comes from the coding sequence ATGAAAAAGCTTGAGTGGCAGACGTTCATCAATCGTTTCAAAGCACAAGTCGCTTTTTCTTGGCTGGTCTATTTCGCCATCGGAGTCGTTATGTTCGTTGCGACGATCAATACGGCCATGCCTGCCAAACTTCATATTCAACTGCACCAAATTGCAACACAGGATATTCAGTCGCCTGTTGAGGTCGTCGATGAAGTCGCAACAAAGGTAGCCCAAGAGCAGGCCTCTGCTGATACGCCAACTTCTTATGTATATCAGAAAGACCTGGCCATGATTCAAGTTGAAAAGGCAAGTGATATCTTTAGTGCGATTACAGAGGAGCGGAACAAGGTCAATTCTATCGTGACGAATACCTCTGATCAGGCTGACAGCGAAGGTGAGAGTCAAGATCAAGAAGAGGCAGGCACATCTATTCCTTCTATCGATCAGCAGATAAAAGATGTAAGGAATAAGCTGACCGATTCCGCCAGTCAGCAAATTTCAGATAGTACTTTGAAAACGTTGCTGACGACGTCTGAACACAATTTCGGTCTTGCCAGTGAGATTGTCAGCTCATCGATTTATGAATCCATGAGTAATAAGATAAAATGGGATGATCTGGATAAAGTTCAACAGGCAGCACTGAATTCGATCCCTACAACTGTCGATTCCCAAGAACTGCATCAGGCGATCGGTGATTTGCTCAATTTCCTCATTGTTCCCAATTACGTGTTCGATGCGGCAGGGACTAAGCAAAATAAGGCAGAGGCTGCAAAAGCGGTTGATCCCGTCGTTATCCATCAAGGTGAGGTTATTGTAAAAAAAGGGGAATTGGTCACCACTGATGTGATGAGAAAGCTAAAAGCCGTGGGATTATTGAATGAAACCTTTAATATCTTACCGTTTATAGGGCTTGCGATCTTTGTTACCTTTTTAACGATTTTAATTGGAATGGAACTTATCCAAATACAGCGTTCCAAGAAATCCACTAAAAATCTCCTATTGGTGTATTTCTGCTTATTTTTTATCACGTTTGTCTTTATTAAGCTTGATGCCCTCCTCAGGCATACTCATTTAACAGGGATTGAATTTATTATCCCGGTTTCTAGCGGTACGCTTTTGATGGCTATCCTGATTAATAAGCGAATAGCGGCAGTGTCCTCCATCGCTTTTGCACTTTGTTCCGGTTTTATATTCGGAAGCTCTGAAGGGACATCCGGGATTTTTGATTATCAAATGGCCATCTATATTTTGTTCTCGACTCTTGCCGGTTCGACGGTTTTAAGAGGCAGTCATTCACGGCCAAGGATCTTGCAAACTGGGTTAATAATTTCAGTTGTAAACGTCATGACGGTGCTCAGTCTAATGTTAATGAAAAGCGGCGGGCTGCATCTGCCATCACTTGGACTCGAATTGGGCTATACCGTCCTATCCGGCTTTTTATCAACCATACTAACATCTGGTCTCTTACCTTTCTTTGAAACGGTATTTGGCATCTTGTCAGCGCTTCGGTTAATCGATCTATCAAATCCCAATCACCCATTGTTAAAGAAAATTTTAATGGAGGCACCTGGCACTTACCACCATAGTATTATGGTGGCCAATCTTGCGGAGAGTGCTTGTGAAGCGATTGGAGCAAACGGTCTTTTGGCAAGAGTCGCTGCTTATTATCATGATATCGGAAAGACAAAACGCCCTCATTTTTTTATTGAGAACCTGATGGATGAGGAAAACCCTCATGACAAAATATCGCCGCAGCTTTCTAAAACGATCATTATCTCACATCCCTATGACGGGGCTAAGATCTTGCGTGAGCATCGATTGCCTAAAGAAATTATTGATATTTGTGAGCAGCACCATGGAACAACCCTGTTAAAATTCTTCCATCACAAAGCTCAGGAAGAAATGGGGCAAGCGATTGATGAGAGCGAATTTCGTTATCCGGGACCAAAGGCCCAAACTAAAGAAGCGGCAGTGGTTGAACTTTGTGACAGTGTGGAGGCAGCGGTTCGGTCTATGAAAAAGCCGAATCCTGTTAAAATCCAAAATCTCGTGCAAAAAATTTTTAAGGACCGATTGCAGGATGGCCAGTTTGATGAATGCGATATTACGATGCAAGAGCTTCATGAGGTCCAAACGTCCATTTTTGAAACCTTAAATGGTATTTTCCATCAAAGAATTGAGTATCCCGAAGAAGGGGATAAGAAAGCGGTGAGCGAATGA
- a CDS encoding diacylglycerol kinase family protein, translating into MTGDRRKPGPFLKSFVWAFSGIGQAFKSERNLHVQSSVGFIVIVVSIYLHISLSDWIHVSLLIGGVISLELVNTAIERVVDLVTEDKHPLAKAAKDIAAGAVLFFSITSVVISFLIFLKYIL; encoded by the coding sequence ATGACTGGTGACCGGCGAAAGCCCGGACCTTTTTTAAAAAGCTTTGTCTGGGCATTTTCAGGGATCGGTCAGGCTTTTAAATCAGAAAGAAATTTACATGTCCAAAGCAGTGTCGGCTTCATCGTCATCGTCGTGTCCATTTATTTACATATTTCGCTTTCAGATTGGATTCATGTTAGCTTACTTATTGGTGGTGTGATAAGCTTAGAGCTAGTGAATACGGCCATTGAAAGGGTGGTTGATCTCGTGACAGAGGACAAGCATCCGCTTGCTAAGGCGGCAAAGGATATCGCAGCAGGAGCGGTGCTCTTTTTCTCAATCACCTCCGTTGTGATTAGTTTTCTTATTTTTCTTAAATACATCCTGTAA
- a CDS encoding GatB/YqeY domain-containing protein, translating to MSFLDQLTQDMKEAMKAKDKERLSVIRMLKASLQNESIKLGKDLSEDEALTVLSRELKQRNDSLQEFEQAGREDLAEKTRSEILVVKTYLPEPLTDDQLENVVKETIQEVGASSKADMGKVMQALMPKVKGRADGGKVSRLVQEHLS from the coding sequence ATGAGCTTTTTGGATCAGCTTACCCAAGATATGAAAGAGGCTATGAAAGCTAAGGATAAAGAACGGTTATCTGTCATCCGGATGCTGAAGGCCTCCCTGCAAAACGAATCGATCAAGCTCGGCAAAGACCTTTCTGAGGATGAGGCCTTAACTGTCCTTTCACGGGAACTCAAGCAGAGGAACGACTCCCTCCAAGAGTTTGAGCAAGCGGGTCGAGAAGATTTGGCTGAGAAGACTAGAAGTGAAATTTTGGTTGTCAAGACTTATTTACCAGAACCATTAACTGATGATCAATTAGAAAACGTGGTTAAGGAAACGATTCAAGAAGTTGGTGCATCATCAAAAGCCGATATGGGTAAAGTGATGCAAGCCCTTATGCCTAAGGTAAAGGGACGTGCTGACGGAGGAAAAGTTAGCCGCCTCGTTCAAGAACATTTATCTTAA
- the floA gene encoding flotillin-like protein FloA (flotillin-like protein involved in membrane lipid rafts) encodes MDLNTLLILFIAVIVIVVIAVFLSFVPVMLWISALAAGVRIGIFTLVGMRLRRVVPRRVINPLIKAVKAGIQLSTNQLESHYLAGGNVDRVVNALIAAHRANIELSFERCAAIDLAGRNVLEAVQMSVNPKVIETPFISGVAMNGIEVKAKARITVRANIDRLVGGAGEETIIARVGEGIVSTIGSSESHNQVLENPDLISQTVLKKGLDSGTAFEILSIDIADVDIGKNIGAHLQTEQAEADKKIAQAKAEERRAMAVATEQEMKARVQEMRAKVVESEAEVPLAMAKALREGNLGVMDYMNYNNIKADTEMRRSVGDMNDPQNEE; translated from the coding sequence TTGGATCTTAATACTTTGTTGATTTTATTTATTGCGGTAATTGTTATCGTGGTTATTGCCGTGTTCTTATCATTCGTACCTGTTATGCTGTGGATTTCAGCATTAGCTGCAGGAGTACGAATCGGAATTTTCACATTGGTAGGGATGCGACTTAGAAGAGTCGTGCCTAGGCGTGTGATCAACCCTTTGATTAAAGCGGTGAAAGCGGGCATTCAGCTCAGCACCAATCAGCTGGAAAGCCATTACCTTGCAGGGGGGAATGTCGACAGAGTCGTGAATGCTTTAATTGCGGCTCATCGCGCGAACATTGAGCTTAGCTTTGAACGCTGTGCGGCAATCGATCTTGCTGGCCGAAATGTTTTGGAAGCTGTTCAAATGAGTGTGAATCCAAAAGTGATTGAAACACCGTTTATTTCCGGGGTAGCTATGAACGGGATCGAAGTCAAAGCGAAGGCGCGAATTACGGTTAGAGCGAATATTGATCGGTTAGTTGGGGGAGCGGGTGAAGAAACAATTATTGCTCGTGTCGGTGAAGGGATTGTCTCAACCATTGGATCTTCTGAAAGCCATAATCAAGTGTTAGAAAATCCCGATCTCATCTCTCAGACTGTTTTGAAAAAAGGGCTAGATTCAGGAACCGCCTTTGAAATTCTCTCGATTGATATTGCGGATGTCGACATCGGTAAAAATATTGGGGCTCATTTGCAAACCGAACAGGCTGAAGCCGATAAAAAAATAGCTCAGGCCAAAGCAGAGGAACGCCGCGCTATGGCAGTTGCGACTGAGCAGGAAATGAAGGCTCGGGTACAGGAAATGCGTGCCAAAGTGGTTGAATCAGAAGCTGAAGTACCACTTGCGATGGCAAAAGCTCTTCGGGAGGGGAATTTAGGGGTGATGGATTATATGAATTATAACAACATCAAAGCCGATACGGAAATGCGCCGATCAGTAGGCGATATGAATGATCCTCAAAATGAAGAGTAA
- the yqfD gene encoding sporulation protein YqfD — MKTKNWSENLQGHVIATVRGRLVEPFINRCIREQIRIWDIKRIEEDRIQCSILLSDIKRIKPILKQTDCRIHFDERVGLPFWTRRLLGRFGMIGGFILFFFIIFFMSNMVWQIDIHGADPVLEDEIRTILAKQDIHVGAIEFLLPSLGEIEDQLNSQLKETTWVGVSRDGTTYRVDVVQKELPKKEKEIGPRDLIASKTATIKKVYAEQGQAVVQQNDVVKKGQLLISGMMGDEAHHKFVPAKGTVLGETWYTSNTEVPLNTSYHTYTGRTYTKRQIKVWSLTIPIWGFNAKPFQKQVTETVTHPFHFLLWDIPIKFQTVTIREASQLKNRLTKDQAKKMGEELARQQLTRELSSDAKILSAKIQKDKVEKGVMHLQVFFTVEENIAKPRPFSPKDRQKDLKEKMDKQEQGN; from the coding sequence ATGAAGACAAAAAATTGGAGCGAAAATTTACAAGGCCATGTCATTGCAACGGTTAGAGGCCGATTGGTTGAACCGTTTATCAATCGATGTATTCGAGAACAAATTAGAATTTGGGATATCAAGCGGATTGAAGAGGATCGGATCCAATGCTCGATCCTCTTAAGCGATATTAAACGGATTAAGCCAATCTTAAAACAAACCGATTGCCGAATCCATTTTGACGAACGAGTTGGCCTCCCTTTTTGGACAAGGCGCCTGCTTGGGCGTTTTGGAATGATAGGTGGATTCATCCTTTTCTTTTTTATCATTTTTTTCATGTCAAACATGGTTTGGCAGATCGATATTCACGGGGCAGATCCTGTGCTTGAAGATGAAATTAGAACCATACTCGCAAAACAAGATATTCATGTTGGCGCGATCGAGTTTCTCTTACCTTCTCTTGGGGAAATCGAGGATCAATTGAACAGTCAATTAAAGGAAACAACATGGGTAGGAGTGTCTCGAGATGGGACAACTTATCGGGTTGATGTGGTTCAAAAGGAACTTCCTAAGAAGGAAAAAGAGATTGGCCCTAGAGACTTGATCGCCTCTAAGACCGCGACCATCAAAAAAGTTTACGCTGAACAAGGGCAGGCTGTGGTTCAGCAGAATGATGTCGTGAAGAAAGGGCAGCTTCTCATTTCCGGTATGATGGGGGATGAGGCCCATCATAAGTTCGTCCCAGCAAAAGGAACCGTGTTGGGGGAGACTTGGTATACTTCAAATACAGAAGTCCCTTTAAATACAAGCTATCACACTTATACGGGGAGAACGTATACGAAGCGTCAAATCAAGGTTTGGTCCCTGACCATTCCGATATGGGGGTTTAACGCTAAACCGTTCCAAAAGCAAGTGACGGAAACAGTCACCCATCCGTTCCACTTCTTATTGTGGGATATCCCCATTAAGTTTCAGACGGTGACGATCCGTGAAGCTAGTCAATTGAAGAATCGATTAACTAAAGATCAAGCGAAAAAGATGGGGGAAGAACTGGCGCGACAGCAGTTAACGAGGGAGCTCTCATCTGATGCAAAAATTCTCTCAGCAAAGATCCAAAAAGACAAGGTGGAAAAAGGTGTGATGCATCTTCAAGTCTTTTTTACGGTTGAAGAGAATATTGCCAAGCCCCGCCCCTTCTCACCGAAGGACCGCCAAAAAGATTTAAAAGAGAAGATGGACAAACAAGAACAAGGGAACTAG
- the yqfC gene encoding sporulation protein YqfC, with amino-acid sequence MANKWRDQFKKLFVNYSELPADVVMDLPRITLIGQLHIYIENHKGVLAFSKTELRLALSQGQLLITGNQFVLKTILPEEILLEGTIDKVQFID; translated from the coding sequence TTGGCAAACAAATGGCGCGATCAATTCAAAAAATTATTTGTGAACTACTCGGAGTTGCCTGCCGATGTTGTAATGGATTTACCGCGTATTACACTTATTGGCCAATTACATATATATATTGAAAATCACAAAGGGGTATTAGCTTTTTCCAAAACAGAACTGCGACTTGCTTTAAGCCAAGGTCAACTGCTTATAACGGGAAATCAATTTGTTTTGAAAACCATTTTACCCGAAGAAATTTTATTAGAGGGAACGATTGATAAAGTTCAATTTATAGATTGA
- the rpsU gene encoding 30S ribosomal protein S21 encodes MVETKVRKNESIEDALRRFKRSVAKSGTLAEIKKRRHYEKPSVKKKNKRAEASRKKRKF; translated from the coding sequence ATGGTTGAAACGAAAGTTCGCAAGAATGAGTCCATTGAGGATGCGCTTCGTCGCTTCAAACGTTCCGTTGCGAAATCAGGTACTTTAGCGGAAATCAAAAAGCGTCGACACTATGAAAAACCAAGTGTCAAGAAGAAAAACAAGCGCGCTGAGGCTTCACGTAAAAAGCGTAAATTCTAA
- the ybeY gene encoding rRNA maturation RNase YbeY produces the protein MTLEIDFEDEGQEVSAQTIEMLDKLLKHCAKELDVQNAELSVMFVDNDRIQEINAMYRDKDQPTDVISFALEEEGEGEVVIVGEADLPRVLGDIVISVPKAVEQAADYGHSFEREIGFLAVHGLLHLLGYDHMTEADESEMFGLQEKLLDSFGLTRSS, from the coding sequence ATGACACTTGAAATTGATTTTGAAGATGAAGGCCAAGAGGTAAGTGCCCAAACGATTGAAATGCTCGATAAGCTTTTGAAGCATTGTGCCAAGGAATTAGATGTCCAAAACGCGGAATTATCGGTCATGTTTGTGGATAATGACCGGATCCAAGAGATCAACGCTATGTATCGAGATAAAGATCAGCCAACAGACGTGATCTCCTTTGCATTAGAAGAGGAGGGAGAGGGAGAAGTGGTGATTGTCGGAGAAGCCGATCTTCCAAGGGTGCTTGGTGATATTGTCATTTCCGTTCCGAAAGCTGTGGAACAGGCGGCCGACTATGGTCACTCGTTTGAACGTGAAATAGGGTTCTTAGCAGTTCACGGATTATTGCATTTGTTAGGGTATGATCACATGACAGAAGCTGACGAATCTGAGATGTTTGGCCTGCAGGAAAAACTGCTCGACTCCTTTGGACTTACGAGGTCTTCGTAA
- a CDS encoding PhoH family protein, translating to MSERLLHTIELHLNEQHDVITLFGPKDAHLKLIEDRLGCSIVTRGEGVAVGGTEAQAELVEIILNGLLKLVRQKVAISERDVVYAIQLAETGQIDVLDELYEEAITFNSKGKPIRIKTLGQKHYVQAMKKNDMVFGIGPAGTGKTYLAVVMAVTALKAGSIKKILLTRPAVEAGESLGFLPGDLKEKVDPYLRPLYDALHDILGQEHTQRLIERGTIEIAPLAYMRGRTLEDAFVILDEAQNTTQEQMKMFLTRLGFGSKMVITGDITQVDLPKGKTSGLKMAETTLSHVKGISVIRLQRVDVVRHPLVQKIIEAYETV from the coding sequence TTGTCTGAAAGACTTCTACATACAATTGAACTGCATTTAAATGAACAACATGATGTCATCACCTTATTTGGACCAAAAGATGCTCATTTGAAGCTTATAGAAGACCGCCTAGGGTGTTCGATAGTGACAAGAGGAGAAGGTGTGGCTGTAGGTGGAACTGAAGCACAAGCTGAGTTGGTTGAGATCATCCTGAATGGGCTTCTGAAACTTGTGCGTCAAAAGGTCGCCATTTCTGAGCGTGATGTCGTCTATGCGATTCAGTTGGCGGAAACCGGTCAAATTGACGTCCTAGATGAATTGTATGAGGAAGCGATTACGTTTAACTCGAAAGGAAAGCCGATCCGAATCAAGACATTGGGCCAGAAGCATTATGTGCAAGCCATGAAGAAAAATGACATGGTTTTTGGCATCGGGCCTGCTGGAACAGGTAAAACCTATCTAGCGGTTGTCATGGCTGTTACCGCCCTAAAAGCAGGGTCGATCAAAAAAATTCTTTTAACAAGACCTGCTGTTGAAGCCGGTGAAAGCCTAGGCTTTTTACCAGGGGATTTAAAGGAAAAAGTAGATCCTTATTTGAGACCGTTATATGATGCTTTGCATGATATTCTCGGTCAAGAGCATACACAGCGTTTAATCGAACGCGGGACCATTGAGATCGCGCCTCTTGCTTATATGAGAGGAAGAACGCTTGAGGATGCCTTTGTTATCTTGGATGAAGCGCAAAATACGACACAAGAGCAAATGAAGATGTTTTTGACACGGCTTGGATTTGGTTCGAAGATGGTCATTACAGGGGATATTACCCAGGTTGACTTGCCAAAAGGCAAAACATCCGGACTAAAGATGGCTGAAACAACATTGAGCCATGTCAAAGGGATTTCCGTTATTCGTTTGCAGCGTGTGGATGTGGTACGTCATCCGCTTGTGCAAAAAATAATAGAGGCTTATGAAACTGTCTAA
- a CDS encoding cytidine deaminase, which yields MTTQEQLVEAAKRARELAYVPYSNFQVGAALLTDQDEIILGGNIENAAYSVTNCAERTALFKAFSDGKKTYKMMAVVADSNRPVPPCGACRQVMAELCPEDMVVILANLKGDTEVTSVKELLPGAFQAKDMNEE from the coding sequence ATGACGACTCAAGAACAATTAGTAGAAGCAGCCAAGCGGGCAAGGGAACTGGCCTATGTTCCCTATTCTAACTTTCAGGTAGGGGCGGCACTGCTTACCGACCAAGATGAGATCATCTTAGGAGGAAACATTGAAAATGCTGCTTATTCTGTAACAAACTGTGCAGAAAGAACCGCTTTATTTAAAGCCTTCTCAGACGGCAAGAAAACGTACAAGATGATGGCGGTTGTCGCTGACAGCAACCGGCCGGTTCCGCCATGTGGCGCTTGCAGACAAGTCATGGCAGAGCTTTGTCCGGAAGACATGGTTGTCATCTTAGCTAATTTAAAAGGAGACACTGAAGTGACAAGTGTCAAAGAGCTTCTTCCAGGAGCATTTCAAGCAAAGGATATGAATGAAGAATGA